In Romeriopsis navalis LEGE 11480, the following proteins share a genomic window:
- a CDS encoding methylated-DNA--[protein]-cysteine S-methyltransferase, giving the protein MNYYTWLESPLGELLLVSDGEALQGLYLAGQKYFPQISADWQQDGQLGLLQQAVMQLDEYFQHQRQQFDLPLNPLGTAFQQQVWQQLPRISYGQTLTYGEIAAKLGQPLAARAVGAANGRNPISIIVPCHRVIASNGQLTGYAGGIDRKRWLIDHETASANAGRSQLSLFPQE; this is encoded by the coding sequence GTGAATTACTACACATGGTTAGAAAGTCCACTGGGTGAGCTGTTGCTTGTCTCAGATGGTGAGGCGTTACAAGGTTTATATCTGGCAGGACAAAAATATTTTCCACAAATTTCTGCTGATTGGCAGCAAGATGGCCAACTGGGGTTATTGCAACAAGCCGTAATGCAATTAGACGAATACTTTCAGCATCAGCGACAGCAATTTGACTTACCCTTAAATCCGCTGGGGACGGCATTCCAACAGCAAGTGTGGCAGCAGTTGCCACGGATTTCCTATGGTCAAACGTTGACCTATGGTGAAATCGCCGCCAAGTTAGGCCAGCCATTGGCTGCCCGCGCTGTCGGTGCCGCGAATGGCCGTAATCCGATTTCGATTATTGTGCCTTGTCATCGCGTCATTGCGAGTAATGGTCAATTGACCGGCTATGCGGGGGGAATCGATCGTAAGCGTTGGTTAATTGATCATGAAACTGCGAGTGCGAATGCGGGCCGTTCACAACTGTCTCTATTCCCTCAAGAATAG